Genomic DNA from Acipenser ruthenus chromosome 4, fAciRut3.2 maternal haplotype, whole genome shotgun sequence:
taGACAATAGCCATTGACATGGAGAGCAGAATTGTGTTCATACAGTACCTGTAAATGTTTAACAAAGCATTAATTGTGCATTTTGACTAAACAAACACTGAAGTGCCCAAGCGTGGCATTTAATATGTAACGTTATCAAAACTTCACATCTTCTCCAAGTATTGTATTTAGCTAATTCTGTCCCAGGTCACCGCCACAGGGATTAATGGTTGATGCAAGTAATTGGCAGTAAAATAAACAGGCCACAATGGGTTAGCTGGTAGGGCCATTGTTTTCACTGTGGCTGTACAGACATTCTGACTTCATGTCGCACTTGATAACATTGTgagtttaaatatatgtttttttgttttaacttccTTGGGCTCTTCCTGACTAGGTTGTAGCATATGGAATATAAATTATAAGTTGACAGACTAACATTGCTCACTTCAGGCAACCAGGGACCACTTGCTGTAAGGTAGTCTTTGAAGAAAGAAGCAGACATTGATACAGGGAATGCATCTGCGTGTTGAAGTAAAACGTGGAGCCGTCACCAAGGAGAGAATTAGACGGGAATGAAAGAATTTGAGGAAAACAAACtgtaatttttatatatttaaaaaaaaaaaaaagcgaaatcTTTACCTTTTCTATTCAGGGTGTAGATCAATTTGTTTGCAAGACtaaactgttttctttcttttttcccctctgcAGTTTGTTGCATATTTAAGGGCCCCAACATAAGGCTCGGCGAACCCTATTTGGCAACTTGGTTTATGATTGTCGGCTTTGCGGAATACGGCTGAGATGAAAGGATTTGTTGATGAACCAAACTACACTATTGACCTTTTGGAAGAAGGAACAActcttagtgatgtcattgataATCATATTTATGAGCAGGCTCTGGTAAGTGGATTTTGATGTGATAATGGAGTGGTTGTCCATCCACTATTGTTGACCATCCaccttttttaaacaaatgttctaCGTATTTAAATGACAAGATTTTTTAATGGCGTGTTTGCCTGTTTTGATGACCTCCAAAGCAATTGAGTGGTCCCAGCCATATCTCATAGAAGAatgtaaagaaatgtaaaataaatgcatgcaGTACCTTGCAGTACTTTTCTAATCTGTTTTCCCACTTTTTTAAACTCCAGGCTGAAAAGAATGCCTTTTTTGTGGCAGACCTTGGGAACATAGTAAAGAAGCATGTCCAGTGGCAAAACGTGATGGCCCAAATAAAACCCTTCTACACTGTGAAGTGTAATACCAGCACTGCTCTTATTGAGATTCTCGCAGCTCTGGGGATTGGCTTTGCTTGTGCCAGCaaggtaagtgtgtgtgtgtgtgtgtgtgtgtgtggggcggGGTTGGGTATTTCTAGCTTTACTGGGGAAGTAGTGTATGTATCCTACATTCAACTGAATTTTGCCACAGTCCAAAGTGCCTAATAATGTATGTCCTGTTTTGATTTAAAGAGGACATTAACTTGTAAAGATTTGTAATAGATTATTCTAGCATACAATTCTATGCAATAtggatctttttttatttattttgaatgctgTAAAATAGTCACAGTAAATAGTACATTTGCTTACCATGTGTTCTAAACAAAACAGTCTGACTCTAAAATTGGCTTTTGATGCTGAATGTGTGTGAACAGTGGCTGGTTAGGTCAGCTTGTTGATTTCCATCACCTGTGCGCAGTCCTGCAGCCAGTAAAGATGGTGTATCTATGAAAGCCAGAATACAGAAAATTTAAAGGTGAAACTgcaaaaattgatttttaaaaagctatgcgaatgtaaaaaacaaaaatccagtAAGACTAGCTTAATTTACGCAGTCCAATGCCATGTTTACACACTGAGATTTGAGTCCAGTGGAAGAAaggcatttgtttttattgtggtttttgtttcttttcttcctaTTCTCAGAATGAGATTGCTTTGGTGCAGAGCTACGGTGTTGCCCCTGAAAACATCATGTACACCAGCATGTGTAAGCAACTTTCACAGATCAAGTATGCTGCCAAAAATGGCATTGACATCCTGGTCTGCGACAATGAAACGGAACTGATGAAGATTGCTCGCAACCATCCTAGTGCCAAGTGAGTAGCGCTGCCACTGAACATCTTTTACTACAGCCCCCTAACTGCTGAATACTTTTCATCATGTCCCCACATTTTCATCACTGACACCAACAATGTCATTCTTTACTTTTTACAATAGTTACTATAGGTAAATTTTAAGTGTGTTTTGGTttgctttgttttcatttaattatGTCCTGTATAACATGAAATCTAGCTTCTAGTTgtagtcagattttttttttgtttgttttttctcaaacTTGTTTTCAGTTTACATATAAACTTGTATGCCAGCTTGATTGacaaagcatttaaatattttatgttgAAATATCCGTTTTGTGTTCTTTTGTCACTATTTTTTGTTTAGGTGTCTTGTGTTTGGtattacacattttaataaaactgatttgCTGCCTTGTTAGCAGTGTAATGTgaacagggttggggtcaattcccttTTTAATCTATTCCAATTCCTCAAATTATTCATTTTGAAGGAGCTGGAATTTATTAACGGCAATGGGATTGGAATTGAATAAAGGGAATTGAACCCAAATCCTGCTTTGAAGTTACAATCTTATTCTTTTTTGGTGTTGCTCTTGATGTGCAGTTGACAATAGTATTGTTGCGTTGTGAATTTTAAAAGAAACTGTACGTTACTCGGTTTGTAATGCTTTTCTTTGAAGAATTGTGAAGACGGCCTTGTATAAGGTaacattttaaatttatattCCAGCACCGAGCCAACTCGGCTTGCTGCAGCCACAATCTGATGTCTTGATAGCTAGGCCCTGATTGCTAGTTTTCTCTCCTGTACAGGACATTTGCTCTTTAGGTTCTCGAGACTCCTCAGCACTGGAGCAGGAGGGCTGTGACCTAATCGACCTTCTACTTCTGACAGTCTCCAGGCTTTGATGTAAACCAACTGTGCCCCAATCATCTTGTCCTTCTCTTAGGCTCTTGCTGCACATCGCAACTGAGGCCAGCAGCGAAGGGGAGGAGATGAGTATGGATTTTGGTTCTACACTGAAGAATTGTCGTCAACTTTTGGAATGTGCAAAGGAGTTGGGAGTTGAAGTAGTGGGTGTCAAGTGAGTActgcatttgttttaatatagaaggaatacttaaaaaaaaaaaaaaaaaaaaaattcagatgaTTAATCAAAGACATTGATAAGCTTTTTGCTGAAATGTTGGTCATACATTCCCTTTTTAGTATTACTGTACATTCTACCATAATTGTATAATTTAACATAGTTGTGATAATTGTTGTGCATGTAAAACAAGCTTCCCAAAGAACTGAGAAATGTTGTGCCACCTTGGaagattgtttaaaaaataactataaatACAAATGATTTAGAAAGGATATTCAGCTGTGCCAGCTTTTACAGCTGGTATTAAATTGGGGATTTTGGTATCATTTTAATTCCCTATTTTTGCAGACACCAGGTATATATTTTTGTGAACAGTTCAGTATTACCGGAGGTCAATTTTCTGTTGGGACTATTCTGATTTTATGCAACTGAGACTTCACAATTCAAAATGCGCACCATTTTTTCCATTCCCTTTTTATATTGACCCAATGTGCATTTTCACAACAGGTACTTGCTATTTACAAACTACAACAGGTTGTTTGGGCCTGCaactttcatttttgtttgtttgtttgtttttatttatttatttatttattttaaatctgtcaCTGAATTAACTGTCCTTTTTTGTTCCTTCAGGTTTCATATTTCAAGCTCCTGCAAGGATCTGCAGGCTTACACACATGCGGTCTCTGATGCTCGCTGTGTGTTTGATATGGGGGTAAGTTGATTGCCCATGTTTAGTAAAACTAACCAATAGATTGTGATAAATGCAAATACTATTTAATATAAAGGGAGAGGCTGTAAATGATACTACGAAGTCAGAAATAACACTTTGTGGTTAGAAacagtaaatattacatttgcaGTGGACATGGCTGTAAATGGATTGACATCTTTCCCACAAGGGGGCACTGTTTCCAAATGATGCTGTTTTGCAACGCTACAGATTGATGTTgccagttgtatttttttttttgttttgttttgttttttccctcaAATGATTTGTCGGATGTTAAAGTTGTGAATAAGATACTAAAGCTTTGGATCAATGTTTTGATTTCAGGCAGAGTTTGGTTTTAACATGAGCATTTTGGATATTGGTGGTGGATTCTCTGGAGCAGAGTTTCAGCTGGAAGAGGTGTGTAAACGTAACTAATTTTTAATCAAACGGACCATTCATGTTGCTGTATGATTCGGTTGTAAAATGTAATCTGCAGCCTTTTAGCCAAAAGCTCACAATTAAACAGTCAAAAATCtaaattaagttta
This window encodes:
- the LOC117400337 gene encoding antizyme inhibitor 1-like is translated as MKGFVDEPNYTIDLLEEGTTLSDVIDNHIYEQALAEKNAFFVADLGNIVKKHVQWQNVMAQIKPFYTVKCNTSTALIEILAALGIGFACASKNEIALVQSYGVAPENIMYTSMCKQLSQIKYAAKNGIDILVCDNETELMKIARNHPSAKLLLHIATEASSEGEEMSMDFGSTLKNCRQLLECAKELGVEVVGVKFHISSSCKDLQAYTHAVSDARCVFDMGAEFGFNMSILDIGGGFSGAEFQLEEIYSAISPLLDIYFPPESGVSVIAEPGSYYVAASFTLAVNIIAKKVVARDQNKELEPSPNDEPAYMYYMNDGIYGSFASKLTDNTIAVPSVHKKYSKEEALFASSLWGPSSDALDQVVEHCLLPELNVGDWVIFDNMGANTLGEQSAFNDFQKPPVYYLISAYDWYEMQDAGIILDTTMKNFFFVPSCFHASQEDRISAPA